One genomic region from Sphingobacterium multivorum encodes:
- a CDS encoding NADP-dependent oxidoreductase, with the protein MKAIVLEKFGDTDSLVYRTIQRPDVKSDEVLIKVKAISVNPVDAKVRSRQAPLAEDLAHHQPLILGWDVSGEVTAIGPGVNQFNIGDEVFGMVNFVGHGKAYAEYVAAPAEHLALKPNNISHIEAAASTLSALTAWQAFDSYGKLRPTDKVLIHGASGGVGHFAVQIAKHIGAYVIATSSISNRDFILGMGADEHIDYQKTHFEDVLYEVDFVLEAIGGINFQKSVQVLKPFGTIVTLPSGHTKADELQAQKKQLHACYFMSVYSSGRDMQKIASLLENGILKPHISHVFGFDEMAKAHLQIETGRTVGKIVITL; encoded by the coding sequence ATGAAAGCAATCGTATTGGAAAAATTCGGAGACACGGATAGCTTAGTCTACAGAACTATTCAAAGACCTGATGTAAAATCAGATGAAGTACTGATCAAGGTAAAGGCCATCAGTGTAAATCCTGTAGATGCTAAAGTCCGTAGCAGACAGGCGCCGTTGGCTGAAGACTTAGCTCATCATCAACCCTTAATTTTGGGATGGGATGTTTCCGGTGAAGTAACCGCAATCGGACCTGGAGTTAACCAATTCAACATTGGTGACGAAGTTTTTGGCATGGTCAACTTTGTTGGCCACGGTAAAGCGTATGCTGAATATGTCGCTGCTCCGGCAGAACATCTTGCTTTGAAACCCAATAACATCAGCCACATCGAAGCTGCTGCCAGCACCTTATCGGCGTTAACGGCTTGGCAGGCATTTGATAGTTACGGGAAATTGAGACCTACTGATAAAGTTCTCATCCACGGTGCTTCGGGAGGCGTAGGACATTTTGCAGTCCAGATTGCAAAACATATCGGAGCCTATGTTATTGCTACATCATCCATTTCCAATAGGGATTTTATACTCGGCATGGGGGCAGACGAACATATCGATTACCAAAAGACACATTTCGAGGATGTACTTTATGAGGTTGATTTTGTGCTAGAAGCCATTGGAGGTATTAATTTTCAGAAGTCAGTACAGGTACTAAAACCATTTGGAACAATAGTTACCTTACCTTCTGGTCATACTAAAGCGGATGAGCTTCAGGCTCAAAAAAAACAGTTACATGCCTGTTATTTCATGTCGGTTTATTCAAGTGGTCGCGATATGCAGAAAATAGCATCCTTATTGGAAAATGGTATTTTAAAACCACACATTTCGCATGTTTTCGGTTTCGACGAGATGGCAAAAGCTCATCTACAAATCGAAACCGGCCGTACCGTCGGAAAGATAGTGATTACCTTATAA